DNA sequence from the Gopherus evgoodei ecotype Sinaloan lineage chromosome 3, rGopEvg1_v1.p, whole genome shotgun sequence genome:
CCCCTTAGGAGCTCTACTCCTTTCCTAAAATTCCAGCCTGAACTTTTCCATATCAATCCTTGtaactagaatcatagaatatcagggttggaagggacttcaggaggtcatcttgtccaacccctaCTCAAGCAGGACCAGTTCTttcccctttgtgtgtgtgtgtgtgtgtggtgtggtgtgtgtgtgtgtgtttgtactcTGCAAACATGTTGACAGGTTTTATTGTAGGCAAAAACAGCAAAGGCAGAAATTCTAAGGTTTCTgatcattgaagttaatgattCAGTAAAGGGTTCAGGGTCTAGAAGGCATCTAGATGCAAAGAAATCTGGATGGGTTTTTTTCCAATGAGATGTGTACTGCTGTGTGTAGAACAGCAATGACTGCAAGCTTCTTATTAAACCTTAATTATTTGTTTATAAGAATCATGCAATTCTTTTATTTTAACTATTGAAAGCTGTACATCCAAAAACTTGTTAAGGTGTGTGTcggagggggggggagggtatTACTGAGCCCTATTGCAACCACAAGGGGACTCAGGTGGCCAATGTCTAGCGCCTCTATTCCAGTGACCTGTGTCAAGCATGCAGGGCAAGTTGAAAGGATGGTATTTTGTGATGTTTTATGCAGaagatagttttaaaaaaattatttaatacattctttaatttttctgttttgttttttttcccccttctccccaacccTCTTTGCTTACAGGAGGGATGAAAGACCGGTTTATGTGAACTGTATGAGTTAGCTAGGCTTTATAACCAAACAGTTTCCTAACAATGAGGATGATGAGAGTTTACCTCATGAACCCTCCTATTTGAGACTGATTATGCCCTCGCAGCTCTTTACAAAGATATCCAGAGTATCAGAACAGACAACCTCCACCTGAAAGAGGACGTCAAACGGTTAGGTAAACAAAATAATCGCTTTCTTACCTCCATGCGGCGTCTTAGTAGTATCAAACGAGATACTAACAGCATCGCCAAAGACATCAAGGCCCGTGGAGAAGGCATCCACCGAAAACTCCAGACAATGAAAGACTTCAATGAAGATGCAGAAACAAAACATGGCACAATGTCTGTTATAAACCCGTGTATCAAAGAATCACTATGTTGACCTCATGCATGCCTTTCAGGAAGCCATGTTTGAGTACAATGAGGCAGAGATGAACCAGCGGGAGAACTGCAAGATTCGGATCCAGAGACAGCTGGAGATCATGGGCAAGGATGTTTCCGGAAACCAGATTGAAGACATGATCGAGCAAGCAAGTGGGACGTCTTCTCTGAGAATCTCCTGTCTGATGTCAGAGGGGCTCGTGCAGCATTGAATGAGATAGAGACGAGACACAAAGAGTTGATGAAGTTGGAGAGTCGCATCAGGGAGGTTCATGAGCTCTTTCTACAGGTGGCACTACTGGTGGAGCAACAAGCTGACACTTTTGACATCATTCAACTGAATGTGGAAAAAGTTGAGGACTATGTCGAGAGGCTAAATGTCAGTGTGAGGAAAGCTCTGGAATACAGGGGAAACACCCTTTCGAACGCTcctctgctgttgcttttcaTGCATAGCAGAAGATGATTCTCCTACTCAAGCCGGTACAGACCAACTTGAATGTGCCCTAAGAATGTATAGTTGAAATAGTGCTTTTTAAAATGGGCTAACTCCTGGAACGGGGTTGCTTTTGGTTTTGGGAGGTTGGGGTGGTTACCCCTTATCTTAGATGGAGATGCCTTAAGCACATTTATATGCTAATAAAAGCCAAATGTTGCTTTCAAATAACTTTttattatcttaaaaaaaaaaaatcaagcctaaCCGATTTGACTAATCAAGGCTAGAGTGCTTAGAGAGCCTCATAAAATGATACATGCTCCAATCTGACACCACCTAATTTAAAGAATGAATGAAAGGCTCATAGCTTCCTCAATGAAGGATGAGTGTTGTATACCACAAGGTGGCTATTTTCTATCTTCCACAGTGAGACTGCATGGGGTACAGCTCTACTGCTGTAGTGAAGTAATTCTGTGGTGCTTCGTAAGTTTGCCTACCTTTAGGAAATTTGGAGCACACATGATGCAATCCTTGAGCAATTCATTGCCACATTCATTTGAAGAAACAGTAAATCTGTTAAACTGTTAACGAAAATATAGAATTAGTTTCTTAAATCTTTTACACAAGGAGCTTGATGTGATGtcacactggttttacaccagtggaaCTCCCTTGAAATGAATGAAGTGAATTTTGATCTATTCCAGTGTAGATAAGATAAACTCGGTCCCAAGAAGTGGTCattccttcccgcccccctccaccaaaaaaaaaaaaaaatccctttcatcATGTGAACGCACCAGAACTTTGAACCAGGTCACAGGAAACACTGTCAAATTAAGACCTCTCCAACTGATTCTTACTTTAGTCATTAAAGAACAACATTACAACTTTAAATACTATTTAAATGTAGTCTGCTGAAGACTGAAAATGGTCATGGCAAACTTTTCAAGATTTTTAGCCCTGTGAATAAAATTAATACAACTATCTCCTCTCAAATGTGACTTAAACACCCATAAATGGACACTTGTCTGGAGGGCAAAGGCAACATTTTAGAGATTCAACATAGAAAACAAATTTGAAGTGTAGTGACAGATTCCCTTGTAATAGATGCTTATTTTGTAAGATGTATTGATATATTATGTTTGTATATGTTAACATGAAGGTATTAATAACAATGTTTACTCTGGTTAATCATAAGACTGATGGGGCGTCTTGTGCCTCTGGGACAACTGCACATTGAAAAGAGAATAGACCCCTTTATTCAATATTCTGTATGAGCCAACATTTTGGAGTCAAAATAACACTTCTTTTATTGGGTTTGAAAagttttcccttctccctctacctCTCTGACCATATTAGGTTTGGACaaaaagggaggaaggagaaattAAAGGCCAAATTTGCAGTCCCTTAATTGATACAGTTCTCATTGGTTTTTCACTTGATTGAGAGATGAAGATTTGGCCCTTCCTTTTGAATATGCACAATATTCCAACTACAGTATTTCTAAGCAGCTTTCTGCTACATTGTGATTTTATTGGTACTTTGACTCATAAGACTTTTCCAGAAGTTAGTGACTTCAAAGATCTTCTTTTGGTTAACTTAATCTCCCTTTTGTCCTTTTTAATatgttattttaacatttcaCATTTGTATTTTGGTGGTTTCCTGCCCAGATGCACCCAGCTATTCTTCTGCACCCTTCACAGTTAAGGTTTCTCTGTCTTTTGCACACTAAATGTATATTGTAACATTCTTTTAATTACTTATAAAACAATAAGGCCTTGCAAAAACAAATTGATACTCACTTCTAAGCTTTCTTTGCCTAGCAAGAAAATGTTTCTGGTCAGGCTTGTCACATGGAGGATGAGGGAGTTAAATGAACTTGGACAAGAACTTTTCTTTTCCTCAAGCTGAAAGTCACTTTGCTTTGAACTAAATATTATATGAAGCACCTATGTCTGTATTTCATGTATTCATTAGTTAGAATTTATGTAGGGGACAAATGAGCCTCAAACAAGAGTGTCTGTGGTATACAGTGAAGTCTTGAAGCCATCAGTGTTAGATTTTGCTTGGGGAAATGCAAAACAATTCAAATCTGAACTGcaaggggggaagagaagggggtgtAAAATGCACTGGCTGGCACCCTTTACTAATATTTAAGAGCTGTGTCatgttgagtagcaccttactccataaGTAGTCCCAATCAAGTCAGTGACACACTTCCTGAAGAAAGGTACATGTGCATGAGGATATCCGAATCTGGACTTAAAACAGGCCACAGAAAACCTGAATCTATTTGCTCTGTGTATTTGTAGCTTTTTCTACCCCCCCTTTTATGTAGTTATGTAAATATTCTAGTTGTATGTTTTTTTGTACATGTATGTACCTAGAAATGCAATAAAAGTATTTGTGGTATAATGGTAAAGATACATAGTCACACTTTGAATCAGCAGATCCAAATAGTTTCTTGCACATGGATATTCTATGGGACTGGAAAAGTCACATTACCAAACTGTCTGTCCCTCTTTCATCAACTCACACATGTGCCTGAAACATTAATGTGAAAAAATGTTCTATGTTTCCCTGCCAATGTAATTCACACTTCATGTTTTTTCAGAAGATCTTAAACATTCATCCAGTGCAAGAAATACAAATTAAATCCAGCAGTTCTGAGATCTTTAAGATCATATTTAAAACATCACATTGTGAATATCCCTTCTAATGCTGCATCCTCAGTGGCACTCAGGAAAAGGAACTGAGATAAGCAAGAAGAAACCAACCTATTTTGAAACAAGAAAAATACAGTGAAGGCTGCATGTATCCAAACAGGCTCTGCTTGGCAATCCCCGATTATATAGTTTTTCTACCTTGGATAGTATATATAGGAAAGGTATATTAATTTTATAGTATATATCTTGTACAATATATTCTTAAGAAAGCTAAAACTTGCAAAGGTGCTTTTTAAACTCCTCCAgcaacaaacatttttaaatctcttttgagTACTGTAGTCCTGTTTGAATGTGCATTGCACAGTCAATACAGGCCGGGAGAGTGAGCTAGCATCTATTCAGACTTGTGCATCATCAATAAAACTCTTACAAATTACTAATGGAGGGCCAGCTTCAGCCATTAACACTCACATAAGCCTACAGAAAACAAGGG
Encoded proteins:
- the STX11 gene encoding LOW QUALITY PROTEIN: syntaxin-11 (The sequence of the model RefSeq protein was modified relative to this genomic sequence to represent the inferred CDS: inserted 4 bases in 3 codons; deleted 2 bases in 2 codons), coding for MEDPKLIAWKGIKLNPKSHYYAKTGLCELYELARLYNQQFPNNEDDESLPHEXLLFETDYALAALYKDIQSIRTDNLHLKEDVKRLGKQNNRFLTSMRRLSSIKRDTNSIAKDIKARGEGIHRKLQTMKDFNEDAETKHGTMSVITRVSKNHYVDLMHAFQEAMFEYNEAEMNQRENCKIRIQRQLEIMGKDVSGNQIEDMIEQXKWDVFSENLLSDVRGARAALNEIETRHKELMKLESRIREVHELFLQVALLVEQQADTFDIIQLNVEKVEDYVERLNVSVRKALEYRXETPFRTLLCCCFSCIAEDDSPTQAGTDQLECALRMYS